The DNA sequence TAACTTCATACAATATATATGCCTAGGAAATCTAGCTCAAACAGGTCATACTTGAATTTGAAATGGATTCTACTGCTGTGGCTGTGGCTAAGTACCCTTCGATGCATCATCCTAGATCCGCTTCCTGAGGAATTCAGGCATCTCAATCAATAATTCCTGCCCTCTCTTAAAACCTTCGACAACCTTGGAGTAGGAGAGCCACCCTTTCCAGAAACGAGGCAACTTAAAGTCAGGCACAGGACCTTCCTTCACAGCTCTATTGGGATACTCAGAGTTGTCCTCCTGACTTACATTATTGTCAAAATCCTCTGAACCATTCTGTACTTCCTCCTCATGACCACTTGATCCATATGACAACCTTCAAGTCAACAGGTATTTCCATTTCTCAGTTACACATGAATTAAAATGTGCAaacataaaagaagaaaaatagtgCACTGAAAGAAGATGGAATTTATGCGAGATCCAAACCAGTTAGCTAATTTAGCCCTTTCAACTCTAGAGCTAAGCCTTCTTATCTTATTTTCAATATTTACTGAGAATCTTTCAAATGTTTCCTACAAGTGCTTTATACCCTGATGCTAGAGATTGTCTATGCAAAGTGTTAAGAACAGATAAATATCATTGAATGCATCTTGAGCCTGACTACCCAGTAAAAAAAATGGAAGCGATTCTTACATTAAGTGCTGTTTGTATGGCACAGTCTCATTCTTAGACCCTTTTTCCAAAGGCATGTTGCTGATGGACATATGCCTAATGAATTCAATCTGCATTACCAGAGAACAAACATTAAGAATTTGCCGGCAATAGCTTCAAGGAAAGACATGGAGATGAATTTGAAAAAGGAATGGCATTACTTGGCTAACAGTTATTGACTGCAATATGGcatattaaaaaattaactaaaacaAACATGATGATATTGACATCCCTTACTCCATTCCCATCAGAGCATAAATAGATGACATAAAACAGGGTTGAACTATAGGCACACATAAATGCTGGTATACTTTTCATACATTGCTGCACACTGATAATTTGTGCGGTAAAACTTCACTCCACAACCTGCTAAATGAGCTAAGACAGTAATTCTGAGTAATTCAATATATATCATGTAGAAGTAGAAATTCTGAATAATTCACTACATATCACTTCACTGTGCATCCTAAGTAGGGGTACATCCACTTTAGGGCTAAATCTTTATTGCATATTTCATATCTGTTACGCCTTAGAGTTCTACCAAAAAGGTACAAATGGAATGGAATACAAGTTGATCACCATATTTAGGTTCCTACTTAGTTCTATGGTATAAGTCAAAGTGTTACTGTATTAGTGGTTCAAACTTAGCTTTCACACAAGAGACATATGTCAAAAAGGATTCTCTACCAGAAAGCAATTATAAAGATCAAAATAAGGATTTGGAAGAGTCGGATGTTTGGACAATGATATCCAAATAAATGCTTGTAAAATTAGAACAACTGAGGGTCAATACTATAGATTTGCATAACCGGTACAGAAGTCATCCGATCATAGCTATCTTTAAATATGCAAACATAATTTGACGATGTGGACATATGCATTGTGATTCAAAAGTGCAgcaactgaaaaaaaaaaaaaggctggagacactttattgaaaaaaaagttGATATTCCTATGGTACATACTTGATCACCATCCTTGATCCCAAAATTCCGAATATGCGCTCTGTCATTAGTTAGCTTCTTACCTACATGGCACAAGCAGAAATGCCCCCAAACTAGTGACCTGATTCCACAAAAATCATCAAATAGCCTTTGCATCTTAGAGACAATGTTAAACACCATTACTCCAACCAAAGCACATCAAAAAATCCCAAATTCGAAAAGGCCTCACGAAATCGATTACATATAATCCGAGAGCTTTACCATGGAATCTTGCTAATAGAAGAAGTAAACACCACCTCTACTGCTTGTTTGAGCTCTGCTACAGTCGCTGTCCTCCCAACATGAATTTCTGTAGAATCGAAATTTCATCAACTAATTTTAACGAATGCAGAAGAGAACAAAAAGCACTTTTGGGTTGACTTCAAGAAACCGTTCCTTCAATTAGGGGCTCTACTCAAGTCCCACCATTTTGAGACAAGTAAGAGCTTTTTTTCAAAAGCACTTTTCCAAAATCCACTTTCTCCATTCCAAAAAAGCAGTTTCCACAAAGCAGAGCCAGAGACTTATAAGAAAGTCAAAAAAGGAATACGAATTACCGAAAACAGAGCCGTCGAGCTTCAGAACGGAGAGCGTGAGCAATGGCGACGGAGCTAGTTTCTTATACGAGTGAGTGACGCTCCTGCTCCGTACACCTTCGTTCTCATCAACGACGTCGTTTCGCTTCACCGGAGCCAAACGCCGCCGCTCTATCAGCTTCAAAACCCTCATATATACTAGTGCAGATTCTCTCTGATTCTGTGAGAACCAGAGCCTTAAATACTTGAAATTCAAGCCCAAAGTTTCTCAAATCAAATTACAGAGTATTTTTGGAATAGATCAGAATCCAATATAGTGGTGATTAGGGTTTTTGGgagagagttgcagagagagagagagagagggtttgaAAGCGGAGAGACCGTTATGGTTTGATCGAAGCATTTGGCTCTCTGGTGCGCGCGTGACATTTACTGAGAGTGGGGGAGGATTTAAAGTTTCCCCCAACGGCTTCTTTTTGTCAGTTATAGCGCACGGCGaccttttctatttttcaaaattacTTTAAAGCCACTATTGtggaggatttttttttaagcCCCTATATATTTTCTTGGGAGCGGATCAATGGCATACAaaattatagttaaaattatactTCAATTTTAGTTCATTGGATTAGTACGAAATTAAGGGCTGAGATTAAATCTTGTATATTaaagtaaattaattaattttaaattCTAGAAACTATCATTTAACAGTTTTTTCTTGCCTGTTGCCAGAGAGAGTCGCCAATCCCTCCCCCAACAGTCCCACCCACCAAGCTGTTCTCTTGGCCACCTCCGCCATCATTGGCGTCCTCACCACCTTAACGACTAGGTCTCCGTCCTCACTTCAACTTTAATCAGCGCACCCCTTGTTCGCCTTCATACTTATGATGCAAAAGTTTACGTTATATTCTGGGATTGAATTTGCCGAACATCTAGCATATGGTAGGTTTTGTTCATGGTTGGCTGGTTTTGTATGCGTTTGTGTTGCATATACGCAAAGCATCAAATATGCTCTAGTTTTGGGGTTTTAATTACATGGTTTGGTGATAATTATTTAGTTTAGATATGTATGATAATGGCCTGGGCTTTCTTCAATCCCTTTTGATTTTCCATCAAGGGATAAAGAAGACGTAGTAGGAGGCATCTTCATCTACCTTAATCCTTTTTGAATCCTCAGGGCAGCTATGGCTTTGTTTTCcatttactttttttatttaattaaaaatcagtctattaatttaattaaattaaacatgaaaacaaagaaataaaatgtTTAATCTCAGCATTTAATTACATAAGAATCTAATAGACAGAAATTGAAGTATAATCTTAACTATAATTTAAGATGTTATCAATCCGTCCCCTATTTTCTTTTCGAACTCCTTTTAGATACCTGCATCTGTTTAATTGTAATCGATGAAACTAGGGACAATTCTTAATTAGACTCATTTAAGGGATGAACTAGTATATTCACCCTCTCTTGCGATTaaggcataataactttataattttttaatccgaccattcatgttgtataacgtaatacaaataTTAACTTTGtaaaaaaccaatcaaattgaagacccttttagttattcatttctatgaaatacatgaagggttcatcataatagtaatAAGTGTTGTTAAAACCATACAtctgtttgattcaattagataattaaacaatttctaattcgattgatttttcacaaagatgatctttaaaggcttATTTAAaatatggaccgttggattatgaatttattaagtaaaagtatgttaatcgacaataggGGTGAATATGTTCGTTCATCTTAGGAGCGAACCTAAGAATTGTACATCTAGCGTAACAATAAGGACCAAATGGTATAAACTTTGGTGCAATGCGAAAGTTTTTCACTCTTAAGGTATAAACATTACGTTATATCGAACCTAATGAGTAACTTTGATGACTGTAAAGAATAGAATAACAATATAAGGATTAAGTCTTTATGGTTAGCCCAAGTAGTAAGAAAGAGCGAGAATTAAATTAAAATCATACCAAGAATTTGATTTATAAGGATTAAAGTTATTACATTTCTCTTCTACCTTTTTGGGTCACACAAAGTTTTTATATTTTAACCtactaaatatttattttgtgGTATCTAACTCCCTCGGAATAGAAGAAGAGGTTTTAAGTTCAAATTCCAATTTTAAAGATCTTAAAATATTGTTAATTTTTTAATaagataaaaataatatatattccttttttgagaaaaaaaaaaaagcattattATTAAAAGAATCTGCATCTTATTGAAACagctttttttctctctatacGCGCTCTAGGGTTTAGAAAAATTTTCCCCTCTCCGTTCGGCTGTTGTCGTTAGACGGGCTA is a window from the Rosa chinensis cultivar Old Blush chromosome 2, RchiOBHm-V2, whole genome shotgun sequence genome containing:
- the LOC112190185 gene encoding uncharacterized protein LOC112190185, with amino-acid sequence MRVLKLIERRRLAPVKRNDVVDENEGVRSRSVTHSYKKLAPSPLLTLSVLKLDGSVFEIHVGRTATVAELKQAVEVVFTSSISKIPWSLVWGHFCLCHVGKKLTNDRAHIRNFGIKDGDQIEFIRHMSISNMPLEKGSKNETVPYKQHLMLSYGSSGHEEEVQNGSEDFDNNVSQEDNSEYPNRAVKEGPVPDFKLPRFWKGWLSYSKVVEGFKRGQELLIEMPEFLRKRI